From a region of the Pristis pectinata isolate sPriPec2 chromosome 2, sPriPec2.1.pri, whole genome shotgun sequence genome:
- the si:dkey-3h3.3 gene encoding E3 ubiquitin-protein ligase DTX3L, translating into MESCSFRGLQMEVFPEVRAIIDLSIFKDKENEALGIIKLSKAFEKCQGGVKSYEVIDSFEKIDKIHTELMKLKIGLSGTGIPKSSGAESSACSEAEMGMSSELKSTRQPGAKFPSSSHTESTRSSATESARAFGAKSTKLSGAKSLSSAHTESIRPAGKEFTRNSGAKSSGIGSEPTMSYASPNPDVVPVDRTILSYIEETCGSHLQKIERDFDALKKTTHSGNSIGVQFIQNKNKLPCHGATEKFIDLYQKIATNLTMKTVECNLSGRGITIKNVEVFLQTKFPKIWYTPKDTELTLIGNPADIKKVEAALDYNRRQENFQPNPHDAITADSNRRQPLQPECKPASNSDAMIRKPKDEDKTCPICLEEIEVRETLKCKHTFCKECIDMAFKTKSACPVCGEVYGELKGNQPEGGRMSHRNLAMHLPGYEKYDTIEIHYTIPDGLQGKEHPQPGQKYHGTTRTAYLPNSPEGRKVLKLLQRAFSQRLIFTVGTSSTTGRSNVVTWNDIHHKTSTHGGPSGFGYPDPTYLARVQDELKAKGIY; encoded by the exons ATGGAGTCTTGTTCATTTCGAGGGCTTCAAATGGAG GTGTTTCCTGAAGTCAGAGCAATCATTGATTTAAGCATTTTTAAGGACAAGGAAAATGAGGCGTTGGGTATCATTAAATTAAGCAAAGCATTTGAAAAGTGTCAAGGTGGTGTAAAAAGTTATGAAGTTATTGATTCATTTGAAAAGATTGATAAAATTCACACTGAATTAATGAAGCTTAAGATTGGGCTCTCTGGAACAGGCATTCCAAAGTCCTCTGGTGCAGAATCTAGTGCATGCTCTGAGGCAGAGATGGGAATGTCCTCTGAATTAAAATCTACAAGGCAGCCTGGTGCTAAGTTTCCAAGTTCCTCTCACACAGAATCTACAAGGTCCTCTGCAACAGAGTCTGCAAGAGCTTTTGGTGCAAAATCTACAAAGCTCTCTGGTGCAAAGTCTTTAAGCTCCGCTCATACAGAATCTATCAGACCTGCTGGGAAGGAGTTTACAAGGAACTCTGGTGCAAAGTCTTCTGGCATAGGATCTGAACCTACAATGTCTTATGCATCTCCGAACCCTGATGTAGTACCAGTAGACAGAACAATTCTGTCTTACATTGAAGAGACTTGTGGCAGCCACCTGCAAAAGATAGAGAGAGATTTTGATGCCCTCAAAAAAACAACCCATTCTGGAAACAGCATAGGTGTACAGTTTATACAAAATAAGAATAAGTTACCATGCCATGGTGCAACAGAGAAGTTTATTGATCTCTATCAAAAAATTGCAACAAATCTCACCATGAAAACTGTAGAGTGTAACCTTTCAGGAAGAGGAATaacaattaaaaatgttgaaGTATTTCTCCAAACTAAATTTCCAAAAATCTGGTATACTCCTAAGGATACAGAACTTACTTTAATTGGAAATCCCGCTGATATTAAGAAAGTAGAAGCTGCCCTGGATTATAACAGAAGGCAAGAGAATTTTCAACCAAACCCACATGATGCCATTACAGCAGATTCAAACAGGAGGCAGCCTTTACAACCAGAATGTAAACCTGCCTCAAATTCAGATGCCATGATAAGAAAACCAAAAGATGAGGACAAAACCTGTCCAATTTGCTTGGAAGAAATTGAAGTCCGAGAAACTTTAAAATGTAAACATACGTTTTGTAAGGAGTGCATAGATATGGCTTTTAAAACTAAGTCTGCCTGCCCTGTGTGTGGAGAAGTGTATGGAGAGTTAAAGGGTAACCAACCTGAAGGTGGTCGGATGAGTCACAGGAACTTGGCGATGCATCTTCCTGGTTATGAGAAATATGATACCATTGAGATACACTACACAATACCAGATGGCCTTCAGGGG AAAGAGCATCCACAGCCTGGCCAAAAGTATCATGGTACGACGCGTACTGCTTACTTACCAAACAGCCCTGAGGGGAGAAAAGTGCTCAAACTCCTGCAGCGAGCTTTCAGTCAAAGACTGATCTTCACTGTTGGAACATCTAGTACCACAGGGAGAAGCAATGTGGTGACATGGAATGATATTCATCATAAAACAAGTACGCACGGAGGGCCATCAGG GTTTGGGTACCCAGATCCAACCTATCTGGCTAGAGTGCAGGATGAGTTGAAGGCCAAAGGAATTTACTAA